Within Runella rosea, the genomic segment CGTCTGTCAGGAATGGAACTTGTTTTTTAATCAAATCATAGTACTCGGCACTGGTCACGATGTAGATGTTTTCGGGAGGACATACTCCTTCAAAACGACTTACAGTTTGTTGAAGCAGTGTTTTTCCGGTTCCCAATACATCATGAAACTGCTTGGGGTTGTTGTTTCGGCTGAAAGGCCAGAACCGTGTTCCAGCGCCACCTGCCATGATAATTACAAAATTGTGATTCATAAGCGATGAGTGATGTGAAGCGTTAATAATTGACAGGAAAAGTACTGTATTCAGACGATAAATCCCCTTTTACGTTACATTTTCTGGTTTATTTTTGCTCTTGTTGGATATAGTTTTCAACTCGTAAAGCTACATTTTCCCGGATACTTTGCCAAAAAAGGTTTATGTCGGCCGAATGCCACACTTTGTTTTTTATCAAAGACCTCCCTTTTACGTAGGGTTTATTAATCCACAAGAGCCCTTGGTGAACCTGCGCATCAGCCAACTGCGGCACAAACGTAAATTTTAGGCCTACACCCCCCTTGTTCAGCGTTTGGGAAGCATACTCTTCGGTTAAACGCCACGTCAGCGGATTGGTGCAGGCTGCGGTGGAAAAGCGATTAGGAACGTATTTGTCAGGAAAGAAGCCGCGCAAATACGTGTGCCAAGAAGCAAAGCCGCCTACTTCTTCGGGAGTCTTTGCTGGTTTAATGGTTTTAAAGTCATCAGGCTGAACAGGCACGTCAGTTATATCTCCTACCAAATAGGCAAACACCAGTTTTTGTCGGAGCGGTTTGTCATCAAAAAAATCCTTCAGCAAACGTTTGGCGTGGGCCGTTCCTTGGCTGTGAGAAGCAATGACGATGGGACGACCCTGATGAAAATTTTGTAAATAATACTCAAACGCCGCTTTCACATCAGCGTAGGCCAAGTCCATTGCTTTTTGTTTTTCCAGTTGGTTTTGCGTCACAAAACTGTAGTAATGCGCCTGACGATAGCGGGGAGCGTACACTTTGCAGGAGCCATTGAAGACCGAAGCCTGATTGAGAATAGTGGAATTGTCCACCTTTTGATTCAATGCTACATCATTTACATCGGCATTCCACTCAAAAGCGCCGACGGCTGGCTGTTGCGTATAAATTGTAGGGTGAATGAAAAAAACATCAGCTTTTGCTACCGCCTGCCCATCTTTCAGACCCGACTTCAGAGGCACACTATCGGCGGCATCTTTTATCGTGGGCAGTGCCGCCCAGTAGAGTGGTTTGGCATAATCAGGAGCGGCGGGAGCATTCTCCAAAATGTATTGACTTTGTAAGGTCACTGATTTTGAGCAGCCTGTTCCA encodes:
- a CDS encoding DUF3089 domain-containing protein, which translates into the protein MNKLKYRPSVLFSVLLVIGTGCSKSVTLQSQYILENAPAAPDYAKPLYWAALPTIKDAADSVPLKSGLKDGQAVAKADVFFIHPTIYTQQPAVGAFEWNADVNDVALNQKVDNSTILNQASVFNGSCKVYAPRYRQAHYYSFVTQNQLEKQKAMDLAYADVKAAFEYYLQNFHQGRPIVIASHSQGTAHAKRLLKDFFDDKPLRQKLVFAYLVGDITDVPVQPDDFKTIKPAKTPEEVGGFASWHTYLRGFFPDKYVPNRFSTAACTNPLTWRLTEEYASQTLNKGGVGLKFTFVPQLADAQVHQGLLWINKPYVKGRSLIKNKVWHSADINLFWQSIRENVALRVENYIQQEQK